The Polyangium mundeleinium genome contains the following window.
GGGGGGGTATCGACCGGTGTCGGAGGCCATGGTGAATATGCGGGAGACGCTGCGCCGCGCGACGCTGCGCGGGGTGATCACGGAGGGATCACGCGAGGCGCTGATCCAGGCCGCCCGGGAGCTGTTCTATGCGGAGCGGTGCTACCCGGCGATCCTCGCGAGCGGGCGTGTACGCGGGGTGCCGGAGGCGGAGCTCTCCGCCTTACGGGACGCGCTGCCGGAGCTACGGGTGGACGTGAAGAAGCGCGACGCGCTCGCAATGCTGCGGCTCATCCGGGAGCGGATTGCGAGCGGGCTTGCGCGCAAGGAGGTGCGGTTTCCGTTCCAGCACACGGACGCGTGGGCGTCGATCACCCGCCGGGTGCACGAGAGGGCGGCACCGATCCCGGACGAGCGGCGCTCTTGAGCTCCGCGGATACAGCCTGCCAGGTGCTCCCCCGGGCTCTTGCCCTGCACGCGCGCGAAGGCCGAGCGGGAGATCGACCTTTCACGCCAGCTTCCCCAGCTCCCCGTCCTCCCTCGGGCAAGGCCCGAGGCGCCCCACTTCGTCGAGGCCACGGGCTCCCCGCTCGAACAGGACGTGAGCGACATGCCCGATCCGCTCGGCGACGACGAGATCGGCTGCGAGCATTGACGCAGAGCGACACCTTTTTTCGCCCATTTTGATCTTGAGCCCGACCGCGAAGCCGGTTTAGGGTGCCCATGCCAAAAATCGGACAGTACGCGCATTGGTCCGGGCGGTCACGTCGAGGAGGCGGCTTCCATGCCGATCTTGGAGCTATCGTTCGCATCTGGTGAGACGTCGTTGTCGGTGCGCCATTTCTCGGTGCACGAGTCCGTCTCGAGCTTGTTCAGCGTGAACGT
Protein-coding sequences here:
- a CDS encoding TfuA-like protein translates to MKVHIFTGPTLSAEEGLRELDAMYRPPAAQGDVYHAAQEEPAVIGILDGSFEHVPSMAHKEVLWAMSRGIHVFGAASLGALRAAELGPFGMEGVGEIHAAYARGDLTDDDEVAVAHRLAEGGYRPVSEAMVNMRETLRRATLRGVITEGSREALIQAARELFYAERCYPAILASGRVRGVPEAELSALRDALPELRVDVKKRDALAMLRLIRERIASGLARKEVRFPFQHTDAWASITRRVHERAAPIPDERRS